GAGGAAATGGTTTATCTTTATGTTACTGGTGATTGCGGTCCTCTCTTTTTCACAAATATTAAACTATGTCCCTGCGAATTTCAAGGTTGTTCGATATGTGAAAAATCTCTCGGAGTTTTATTCCGAAATTAAGACCCTTCCTTCTGGGCAATTTCTTACCGAAACCCTCGGCTTGGAAATGATGATCCAAGGGATCTTGGAATCACAGCTTCTCAATCAAGGCATAGAACCCTCCGATTTCTACGATCTTCTTTCCCATGAATTTCTTTATGTGCAGTTGGATAATAAAAACTTTTGTTTGATAGTGGGGCCGTCTAAAAGTACCAAAAGACTCAAAGAAAACATAAAATCCATCGTATCCGAACTTTTCGGAGTGGGAGATATTATCGTTGCAGAGGATAACGATTACCTTTTCTTGGGAACAAGTGAAGCGGTGAATTCAACTTTGAAAGGTGGAGGAGATGTACCAGAGGAATTGAAGAAATTAGATTTCTTTGGGTATGCAAAGGTTCAGGTGGGTGATTATTCCTTCACAATTGTGAACAAAAAGGAGATAGCTGGAGATCATCTCACCTTGGAAACAGAGATCGTTCCCGAGGATGAATCTTCGAAATCTTTTCTGGAAAAGCTAGGAAAGTCAAAAGAGGTACCACCAGATTATTATGTCTACGGTGAGTTAACGATTATTTTCAACACAGAGGATTACAAAGGTCTGAGAGACATTATCTCAGATGTTGGTTTCAGCTTTCCAAGTAATGGATCAGGGCTTCCTTTTCAGCCACCGGACATGGATGTAGAAAAGATTTTGGACACTCTTTCAGAAAGTTTGGACACTCCTATGTTTTTCTCCGCTAACATTTCCGGGGCTTTAATGGATCTGATAGCAGGATCTACACCTACTAACCTTGAAATCATCGCAAGAGCGAAACTGAAAGATTCAAAGTCCATTGTCGAAAAAGTCTTGAAAGAGGCAGGAATTCGGTACGAAAAAAGCGGAGATAAATTCATCCTTGAGAATAACTTCCATCTTGTGGTGAGCGATGGAGCGATTACTTTGAAGAGTAAAACTTTCAGCCCAAAAACTTTGAAAGAGCATCCTGATGGGAAAGATGTGTTCTTCCTCTTCTTGGATATGAAGACGGTAATGGAAGCTCTTGTAGGAGAAGGGGAGGAAGCCTATATATTGGCAAAAGCTTGGTATGAAAATGGTAGAATGCTTCTCTATGTTAACGTGAAATGATAGTGAAGTAAATCGTAAGCTTCTGAGTTTATAATAAATCTTTGGATACGAAAGGAAAAGGAGGGAGTCAAAGATGTCTAAGAAATACGTGTACTTCTTTGCAAACGGTAAAGCAGAAGGTCGGGCAGATATGAAAGACATCCTTGGTGGTAAAGGTGCCAATCTTGCTGAAATGACCAACTTGGGAATACCAGTTCCTCCTGGTTTCACCATCTCTGCTGAAGTGTGTAAGTACTATTATGATCATGGAAGAACCTACCCTGAGGAGCTGAAGGAACAAGTCGAGGAAGCAATGAGAAGACTTGAAGAGGTTACTGGGAAGAAGTTCGGTGATCCTAGTAATCCACTCCTCGTTTCTGTCAGGTCCGGTGCAGCCATTTCCATGCCAGGAATGATGGACACCGTCCTTAATCTCGGTTTGAACGATGAGACTGTAAAAGGACTTGCCAAATTGACCAACAACGAGAGATTCGCTTATGATGCTTACAGAAGATTCCTTCAAATGTTCGGTGATGTTGTCCTCAAGATTCCCCATGAGAAATTTGAAAAAGCTCTCGAAGAGTTGAAAAAGGAAAAAGGTGTTAAGCTCGACACAGAACTTGATGCTGAAGATCTGAAAAAGCTTGTCGAAAGGTACAAGGAGATCTACAAAGAAGAGGGAAAAGAATTTCCGCAGGATCCTTGGAAACAACTTTGGCTCGCCATCGATGCTGTATTTGGTAGCTGGATGAACGAAAGAGCTATCAAATACAGACAAATTCATGGAATCAAAGAAGGAGATCTTCTTGGAACCGCTGTCAACATCGTAGCTATGGTTTTCGGTAACATGGGTGAGGATTCCGGAACAGGTGTGGCTTTCACCAGAGATCCGAACACTGGTGAAAAGAAACCTTACGGTGAATTTTTGCCAAATGCTCAAGGTGAAGATGTTGTTGCCGGTATACGAACCCCTCTGAAACTTGAAGAATTGAAGAACAGGATGCCGGAGGTTTACAATCAGCTCCTTGAGATAATGGAAAAACTCGAAAAGCACTACAGAGACATGCAAGACATAGAGTTTACTGTTGAAAAAGGAAAGCTCTACATCCTTCAGACGAGAAATGGAAAGAGGACATCTCAAGCAGCTATAAGAATAGCCGTTGATATGGTGCATGAAGGACTCATTACAAAAGAAGAGGCAGTACTCAGAGTCAGACCCGAAGATGTCGAACAAGTATTGCATCCTGTTTTCGACCCGAAAGAAAAAGCACAGGCAAAGGTTATAGCCAAAGGGTTGCCCGCATCTCCTGGTGCTGCCACTGGAAAAGTTGTCTTCAACGCCAAGAAGGCTGAAGAACTTGGGAAATCAGGAGAGCAGGTTATCTTGGTGAGGCCGGAAACCAGTCCTGAAGATGTTGGAGGTATGGCGGCTGCTCAGGGAATTCTCACCTCCAGAGGAGGTATGACTTCCCACGCTGCGGTTGTTGCAAGAGGAATGGGGAAACCGGCAGTTGTTGGAGCAGAATCTATCGAAGTTCATCCAGATTCTGGTTATTTCAAGGTGGGGGACGTCACTGTTAAGGAAGGAGAATGGATCTCTATCGATGGAACGACCGGTGAAGTTCTTCTTGGAAAGGTAACAACCATAAAGCCTCAGGGTCTTGAAGGACCTGTTGCCGAACTTTTGCAGTGGGCTGATGAAATCAGAAGGCTCGGCGTAAGAACCAATGCTGATATTCCAAGAGATGCAGAAGTTGCTAGGAGATTTGGAGCAGAGGGAATTGGTTTGTGTAGAACCGAACACATGTTCTTTGAGAAGGACAGAATACCGAAGGTAAGAAGAATGATCCTTGCAAAGACCAAAGAGGAAAGAGAAAAAGCATTGAACGAGCTCTTGCCGCTCCAGAAAGAAGACTTTAAGGGACTCTTCAGAGTCATGAAAGGACTCCCTGTGACTATCAGGCTTATAGACCCACCGCTACACGAATTCTTGCCTCAAGAGGATGAACAGATAAAAGAAGTGGCGGAACAGATGGGAGTTTCTTTTGAAGAACTCAAGAACGTTGTGGAGAACCTCAGGGAACTCAACCCAATGCTTGGTCACAGAGGTTGTAGGCTCACCATTACATACCCTGAAATCGCTGTTATGCAAACAAAAGCTATAATTGGTGCTGCTATCGAACTGAAGAAAGAAGAGGGAATAGATGTCATTCCAGAGATCATGATTCCACTCGTTGGTCACGTCAATGAGATCAGGTATCTCAAGAAGGTAATTAAAGAGACAGCCGATGAACTCATCAAAGAAGCAGGTGTTGATCTTACTTATAAGATCGGAACGATGATAGAAGTCCCAAGAGCTGCTATTACTGCTCATCAAATAGCAGAAGAAGCAGAATTCTTCAGTTTTGGAACGAACGATCTCACGCAAATGACCTTTGGGTTCAGTAGAGACGACGTTGGAAAGTTCTTGCCTGAATACCTGGAAAAAGGAATTCTCGAGCATGATCCATTCAAATCCCTTGATTACGATGGTGTCGGTGAGCTTGTAAAGATAGGTACGGAGAAAGGAAGAAGCACCAGACCAGATCTCAAAGTTGGTGTTTGTGGAGAACATGGAGGAGATCCAAGATCGATTCTGTTCTTCGATAAAGTAGGGCTCGATTACGTTTCTTGTTCCCCGTACAGGGTACCTGTTGCCAGGCTTGCGGCAGCTCAGGCGGCTCTCAAAAACAAACAATGAAAATCTTAAGGCCGGGGCAAGCCCGGCCTTTACCTTGAAGGAGGTGCTGTGAATGCCGTACGTGAAGAACACAAAGGAAATTTTAGACAAGGCAAGTAAAGAAGGTTACGCTGTTGGTGCTTTCAATTTCAACAACATGGAGTTCCTGCAGGCGATTTTGGAAGCAGCTGAAGAGGAAAGTGCGCCTGTTATAGTGGCGACCTCTGAGGGAGCTATAAAATATATTGGAAAAGGTGATGTGGAGACAGGTGCGAAGCTGGCTGTTGAAATGGTAAAAACTTACGCAGAGAAGTTCTCTGTTCCGGTCGCACTTCATTTGGATCATGGAAGAGATTTTAGAATAATCATGGCTGCCATAAAAGCTGGGTATTCTTCCGTGATGATCGATGCGTCTCACCTCCCCTTCGAAGAAAATCTCAGGCAAACTAAAAAGATAGTAGAAATCGCTCATGCTGTTGGTATAAGTGTTGAAGCCGAATTAGGAAAATTGAAAGGGATTGAGGACAACGTTGTGGAAAAGGAATCCGTTCTCGTGGATCCAGAGGAAGCGAAAATTTTCGTGAAAGAAACGGAAGTGGACTTTCTCGCTCCTGCCATTGGAACCAGTCATGGGGCTTTCAAGTTCAAAGGGGAAGCACAACTCGATTTCGAACGTTTGAAAAAGGTGAAGGAATACACCCAGATTCCTCTTGTGTTACACGGGGCTTCAATGGTTCCACAAGATCTTGTCGAGCTTGCAAACGAGTACGGTGCCGAACTTGCAGGTGCAAAAGGAGTACCTGAAGACATGTTGAGAAAAGCTATAGAACTTGGCATTAACAAAATAAACACTGATACTGACTTGAGAATTACGTTCGTTGCTTATCTGAGAAAGGTGCTCTCCGAGGACAAATCTCAAATAGATCCCAGAAAAATCTTCAAACCTGTTTTTGAAGAAGTGAAAAAAACTGTTAAGGAAAGAATTAGGATATTCGGTTCAAGTGGAAAGGTGTGAGGTGAAAAAGATGAAGGTTCTAGTAATAAACTCTGGAAGTTCTTCCATAAAGTATCAGCTCATAGAGATGGAAAAAGAGGAGGTTCTTTGTAAAGGAATCGCTGAAAGAATAGGAATAGAAGGTAGCAGGCTTGTTCATAGGGTGAACGAGGAAAAGCACATTATAGAGGAGACACTTCCCGATCACGAACGGGCACTGAAGTTAGTTTTGGACACACTTGTGAATGAGAAACTGGGGGTTATAAAAGATCTCAAAGAAATAGATGCTGTCGGCCATAGAGTGGTTCACGGTGGTGAAAAGTTCAAGGAATCTGTTCTCATTGATGATGAAGTATTGAAAGCAATTGAAGAGGTCGCGCCACTTGCCCCCCTTCACAATCCTGCAAATCTTATGGGAATAAAGGCTGCTATGAAACTCCTTCCTGGTGTTCCAAATGTTGCTGTTTTTGACACAGCATTTCACCAGACAATTCCTCAAAAAGCTTATCTTTATGCTATACCCTACGAGTATTACGAAAAATACAAAATAAGACGTTATGGTTTTCATGGGACAAGTCACCGGTATGTGTCAAAAAGAGCCGCTGAGATTTTAGGAAAAAAACCTGAAGAACTCAAAATAATAACCTGTCACATAGGAAACGGGGCTTCCATCGCTGCGGTGAAGTATGGAAAATGTGTAGATACTTCGATGGGTTTTACTCCACTCGAGGGACTTGTCATGGGAACTAGATCCGGTGATCTAGATCCTGCCATACCCTTTTTCATCATGGAGAAAGAAGGTATTTCTCCACAGGAAATGTACGATATACTCAACAAAAAGAGTGGTGTCTATGGGCTCTCCAAAGGCTTCAGTTCCGATATGAGAGATATCGAAGAAGCTGCTTTGAAGGGTGATGAATGGTGTAAACTCGTTTTGGATATTTATCATTATCGAGTGGCTAAATACATAGGAGCATACGCGGCTGTCATGAATGGAGTGGATGCGATTGTCTTCACTGCGGGTGTGGGCGAGAATTCGCC
The Thermotoga sp. KOL6 genome window above contains:
- the fba gene encoding class II fructose-1,6-bisphosphate aldolase, coding for MPYVKNTKEILDKASKEGYAVGAFNFNNMEFLQAILEAAEEESAPVIVATSEGAIKYIGKGDVETGAKLAVEMVKTYAEKFSVPVALHLDHGRDFRIIMAAIKAGYSSVMIDASHLPFEENLRQTKKIVEIAHAVGISVEAELGKLKGIEDNVVEKESVLVDPEEAKIFVKETEVDFLAPAIGTSHGAFKFKGEAQLDFERLKKVKEYTQIPLVLHGASMVPQDLVELANEYGAELAGAKGVPEDMLRKAIELGINKINTDTDLRITFVAYLRKVLSEDKSQIDPRKIFKPVFEEVKKTVKERIRIFGSSGKV
- the ppdK gene encoding pyruvate, phosphate dikinase; amino-acid sequence: MSKKYVYFFANGKAEGRADMKDILGGKGANLAEMTNLGIPVPPGFTISAEVCKYYYDHGRTYPEELKEQVEEAMRRLEEVTGKKFGDPSNPLLVSVRSGAAISMPGMMDTVLNLGLNDETVKGLAKLTNNERFAYDAYRRFLQMFGDVVLKIPHEKFEKALEELKKEKGVKLDTELDAEDLKKLVERYKEIYKEEGKEFPQDPWKQLWLAIDAVFGSWMNERAIKYRQIHGIKEGDLLGTAVNIVAMVFGNMGEDSGTGVAFTRDPNTGEKKPYGEFLPNAQGEDVVAGIRTPLKLEELKNRMPEVYNQLLEIMEKLEKHYRDMQDIEFTVEKGKLYILQTRNGKRTSQAAIRIAVDMVHEGLITKEEAVLRVRPEDVEQVLHPVFDPKEKAQAKVIAKGLPASPGAATGKVVFNAKKAEELGKSGEQVILVRPETSPEDVGGMAAAQGILTSRGGMTSHAAVVARGMGKPAVVGAESIEVHPDSGYFKVGDVTVKEGEWISIDGTTGEVLLGKVTTIKPQGLEGPVAELLQWADEIRRLGVRTNADIPRDAEVARRFGAEGIGLCRTEHMFFEKDRIPKVRRMILAKTKEEREKALNELLPLQKEDFKGLFRVMKGLPVTIRLIDPPLHEFLPQEDEQIKEVAEQMGVSFEELKNVVENLRELNPMLGHRGCRLTITYPEIAVMQTKAIIGAAIELKKEEGIDVIPEIMIPLVGHVNEIRYLKKVIKETADELIKEAGVDLTYKIGTMIEVPRAAITAHQIAEEAEFFSFGTNDLTQMTFGFSRDDVGKFLPEYLEKGILEHDPFKSLDYDGVGELVKIGTEKGRSTRPDLKVGVCGEHGGDPRSILFFDKVGLDYVSCSPYRVPVARLAAAQAALKNKQ
- the ackA gene encoding acetate kinase, coding for MKVLVINSGSSSIKYQLIEMEKEEVLCKGIAERIGIEGSRLVHRVNEEKHIIEETLPDHERALKLVLDTLVNEKLGVIKDLKEIDAVGHRVVHGGEKFKESVLIDDEVLKAIEEVAPLAPLHNPANLMGIKAAMKLLPGVPNVAVFDTAFHQTIPQKAYLYAIPYEYYEKYKIRRYGFHGTSHRYVSKRAAEILGKKPEELKIITCHIGNGASIAAVKYGKCVDTSMGFTPLEGLVMGTRSGDLDPAIPFFIMEKEGISPQEMYDILNKKSGVYGLSKGFSSDMRDIEEAALKGDEWCKLVLDIYHYRVAKYIGAYAAVMNGVDAIVFTAGVGENSPITREDVCSYLEYLGVKLDTKKNEETIRGKEGIISSSDSKVKVLVVPTNEELMIARDTKEIVEKLVR